The genomic stretch ATGTATGGAGTCATGAGCAAATAAGTACATTAGCTAACTTCTGCGCTACACACGAGTCAAATCTCCTCCCTCATCAGAATCACGCGCGCGGGAGCACACACAAACTTGGTGTTGAATCAGAATGACGTAACTCCCTACACGAGGCCATGATTAGCCTTGAGAAACTACTAGTATGATAGCAAAAGCAAGCACTATTAAGCCTACTCAGAATGTAAACTATCTCTACTGATCAGGCACTTCATTTTGCTTCTTCGTGGAGTGTTTACCACTCTTGCAACCGGAGCGCCAATAGCACTTATGCCTTGGTACTCAGCAAGGATACTAATGGTGTAGAGACAGCTCCCTGGTTCTCCTTACAATGAAGAGAAGCTATCCACACTGAGGTTCTTTGTACCTTATTCATCTGTCAAACAAGTATACGAGCTACTACACAATTAGGGAGAAGGCAGACTACACAGGATACTTTCTCAATACAAGAAAGGCCTCTCTTGCGCTTACTTCTTCTCACAGAGAGAAGCTATACACCGTAGAAATCTCCTAAGATTCTTATGAGAGTTAATGCTCTTCCTGGTATTGTCTCATAACTATGAGACGAATGTCTACACACTGAGATATAATGCTTCTAACAGAATGAAGACTCACGCTCCCTGGTATCTTCGTCGCACTTACAACTTTATATCTCATTGTTACAGCTACAGATGCGAAGGCAGGACTACCCCTGTTCTATCCGCTACATTTCAAGATTATTCCTAACAGTGCTCTACGAGAAGAGGAGGCAGCTCCAGCACGGATGCTCACACACTACAGAAAAAGACTATTGCTCTCACACCTGGTTTTTTCTTCTACCAAACAGGTGAAGCACACGAATAAGCACCCCATCATTGGTGTGTTCGTGACCTTACATTTGTTGTGCATCGAGCTAGCGTAGAGACAGCAGATCGGCTCGCACTGGTTGTCTCTACTACTTTTATCATGTTTAGACAGCCCCATACGAGAAGCAGAGAACTTCACCGTACTCTTCTACACGAGTCAGAGAAAAGCTACTCCTCAGTTTTCTTGTACTATCACACTTCAGTTAAGTCGACGCACAAGCTATTTCCCAATGTCTACTACGGCATACAGTAGAGACCATGTCCCATCCTCTGCAGCTCTGATCTCTTTCACAGGTCTACAGTTATTGTGTAACAGAGCTCCCTGGTTCTCCACTAATCCACCCTATCTCTCCTCATGCTCAGGATGTGTAAGCGGATTGCTGGGACGAGCAGCTACCAGTATCGTTCCACACGTACCATGTGCATCCTGCTGTATCTCATGGTACCGCTCAACAAGGCACGATGGCAAACCGGACAACGAGAAGTGTGAATACAAACAGGAAGATGAGGCAGAGATCATCATATAGAACAGAGAGCGCGGCACTGGAACTGCTATTTCGTGGTTTATCATCTGTATGAGATAGTGTTACAGATCAGGATAGTCCTCTGGAATTATCCAGGCCATAACACACAGGTGAAAGTGGTTGAGCGAGAGTGAGGGCGGGATCCAAGTCTCGTGCATACAGGTAATATACCTTATGATATGTTatagactttgtgtgtgtgttgtcgtgtgtgtgtagtgtgttgtgtgtgtgtgtgtgtgtgtgtgtgtgtgtgctgttgtgactCATTGAGTGCACAACATAATATTTGCACGCATAATGATTGTGTAAAAGGGTTATGCTTGTTGTAGCAAAAAAATGATATTAATTACAATGGGATATTTGGGTTGCAGAACACATTAACGGCTGTTTTTATAGACAACATAGTATTCAGATTGGTAATGTAAGTTGTTATTAGGAGTATACCCGAGCATCAGAAAAAAATATCCTACGCACTTATGATGCACACTGAAAGCTGAAGCTCATATGTTTAAATCTATTTGGGCACTCTCTATAAATTTCTCCAGACATTCTTAGTGGGGATTAGAGAGAATTATGCAAAACTCAGATAAAGAATATTTCCAATCAATAGCTGATGGGTAGGACCAGAATGTTTAAAATATCAACTCTTTTCTTAGCTTATTatgattatgttttttttttttaaattattatatatactgGTTATCAACACGCCGCCTTAATTAATGAAAGGGTACTATATTTAGTGGGTATTAAATAAGTCAGCCATCCAGATTTGAAGAAATCATAAGGATATTCCTGACACAAAAGACTTACACACACTCAAAAGCGGTGACATAATAGTAAGAGTATAAAAAGGGTTATAGATATTAACAGGGTACCCATAATTCGCTCAAAACGGACGCTATATCATATGACAGTAATGTATATTTGGAACATGGGTGTTAATCTTTTAGATTGGTTGATGACTGTCACAGATGGTGGTAGatagtacgtgtgtgtgtagaaaGCCAGCAATGTTGCTGGTCGGTGTGCTGTTGTGGTGATGTGTGATGTTGTGATTCCAGGTGTGATGTGTTATGTGTTTACCAGTGTGTGAGTATGGTAGTCAGATGCCAGTGTGTCACTGTCAGTCGGCAGTGTATGGCGTTGCGCAGATGTGTAGTTGAGATTATATTCCATTACAGTATAAAACTATGCTGTAAACATACCATAAACCACAGACAACATACATAGGACATTATACGATGAATACGATCactatcaaccacacacacaccatgcacgcACGCGCGTGTCGAAGTGATTTTTGAGCtggccacacacccacaccaaccacccacatcacacaccacacacacacaacacacacacaacaaacacactatAATTTGTGTATATTCAAGCACATCATAGGGGCAGCATATGATATATATAAACTAAGGGAATATATGAATTTCAACAGATACAAAATGGGAGAAACTAGATACTTAAAGGCTTTcacatttctaaacagtaaaacagatattTCTGAATACCTTCAATAAAAGGTATAGATACTCTGTACTGTCGACTTAATATGAAACAttctatctcaaatccaaaatgctggagtcaGAAGAGCCCAACCAAATTTAAAACTGTTAACTTCACagtccaaacacatatggtgtggactatgtgtgcctGGTAAACACAAGTGGATCTTGTgaagttatcacttgttgaccaactacaggaatactgacctcagagtctccagtttacagtcgAGATTCTCCAGTCcatcagagagcagcttcactcctgaatccttcaggtcattgttactcagatccagctctctgaggtgtgaggggtttgacttcagagctgagaccagagaagcacagccttcctctgtgactagacagcgtgacagcctgcaaagagtacAATCTATTTAAAATCACTCTGCTATTCTTTGTGTTGAGTAATTTTCTTTCAAAGTGAGTAgataacatgtttctaaacactactaAAGTAATCCTGATGGTGCCATGACTGAGAAAGATCATGtatgaataatgaataataatgagtgagaaagttacagaggctacaacaaaacatgctaacctctcaccattaccctcaaataaaaggtgatatTCTGTACTGTTGCCTAATATGAAACATTCCACTTCAAATCCAAAAGTTCTGCAGCACAGCGACAAATtcaaaactgtaagcttcactgtctaggccgtcattgtaaataataatttgttcttaactgacttgccagggtaaataaaggttacattaaaaaaataaaaaataaaaaacagttctCACTTGTTGActaactacaggaatactgacctcagagtctccagtttacagtggggattccccagtccatcagagagcagcttcactcctgaatccttcaggtcattgttactcagatccagctctctgaggtgtgaggggtttgacctcagagctgagaccagagaagcacagcctttctctttgactccacagcctgacagcctgacaaaGAGATCATCATGATTTCACAAACACTGTTAATTTAACACCAGTAGTGTAGAAGGATAATTACAGATGCATTTGGTTAATTCTACCAAACAAAATATAGATTCATCTTCCATCTCCTAGAATTGTATGGTCATTTTGTTATACTAATGTGAACATCAATCAATTGATCAATCAACATCAATCAATTGATtcaatatgtttttcaatatagtttttcaATATCAGTTCTCTAAACGGAATATTTCTTCCTGATGATTGGTACTTAAATGTCATGTTTGTACTCACAGAGCAGCTCTGGAGGCTTTGATcactggcagcagcctcagaagaccttcctctgatctggagtatttcttcaggtcaaacacatctagctccttttctgaagtcagcaacacaaagaccagagctgaccactgtgcaggtGACAGTTTGGCTTTTGAGACACTTCCTGATCTCAGGTagctttggatctcctccactagagaatggtcattcagttcattcagacagtggaacagattgatgcaCCTCTCTGGAGAGGGATTCTCTCTGATCTTGTCCTTGATGTACTTGACTATCTCTTCATGGCTCTGTGAGCTGCTTCTTGTCTCTGTCAGTAGACCTCCTAAGtgcttctgattggactccagtgagaggcccagaaggaagcggaggaaaagGTCCAGGTTTCCDGTCTCACTTTGTAAGGCTTTATCCACAGCACTCTTGTAGAGAGGAACTTCAGGCTCGTATCTGAACAGAGCAAAAAAGTAGCTGAACATTGATTGCGGTTTGGCCATTAGATTCTCATCGTTGTTGATGTATGAGACGAACACATATAcagcagccagaaactcctgaatgctcagatgaacaaagcagtacaccttgtcctggtacagcccacattcctctttaaagagctgtgtgcacaatcctgagtacactgaggcttcattgacatcaatgccagcCTCTTTCAGGTCTTCTTCATAGAAAATCAGATTGCCATTCACAAGCTGTTGAAAAGCCAATTTTCCCAGTGACAGAATGCTCTCTTTAGTCCAGTGTGGACCTGTCTCTTCTTTCCCAATATACTTTTCATTCTTCCATTTGGTATGAAACACCAcaaggtgtgtgtacatctcagtcagagtcttgggaatctcttctctcttatgtttcagcatgtgttcaaggactattgcagaaatccaacagaagactggaatgtggcacatgatgtggaggctccttgatgtctttatgtgtgagatgattctgctggccaggtcctgatcactgaatctcttcctgaagtactcctccttctgtgggtcattgaaccctcgtacctctgtcacctggtcaacacaccctgaagggatcttattggctgctgcaggtcgggtagttatccagaggagagcagagggaagcagatttcCTTTAATGAGATTTGTCAGCAGAACATCCACTGAGGTTGACTTTGTGACGTCACAACAGATCTTGTTCGTCTGGAAGTCTAGGGGAAGTCGGCAttcatccagaccatcaaagatgaacagaactttgTACTTGTCGAGGTTGGAGATTCTTGATTCTTTGGTTTCCATTGAGAAGTGATTGAGAAGTTCAATCAAAGTGTGTTTTTCCCCTTTCATCAAATTCAGCTCCCGAAAAGGGAATGAAAATACAAATTGGACATCCTGATTTGCTTTTCCTTCAGCCCAGTCCAGaatgaacttctgcacagagactgtttttccaatgccagcgactccctttgtcagcacagttctgataAGTTTGTCTTGTCCAGTTAAGGGTTTGAAGATGTCGTTACATTTGATTGCAGTCTCTGGTCTTACTTGTTTCCTGGTtgttgtctcaatctgtctcagctcatgttcattattgacctctcctgttccaccctctgtgatgtagagctctgtgtagatcttattgagaagtgttgggtttccttgtttagcgatcccctcaaatacacattgaaacttcttctttagattagATTTGAGTTCACGTTGGCAAATCGCAGCAGGATCATCTGAATCTAGAAATAACACAAAGGATATTAATATATCTGTTTTAATGCCTACAGTATTTTAGGACTGTGTTCTAAAGTTGTACATTACAATATGTTATTCTCTTTactgtgtttataaatgtgtaaatgttttcatAACACTGGTGTGACTGATTTATATCATTATTGGTATTAGTGATGGTATTAttcatgttgtctctctctcctctgtctctcctctttgtGTCTAAATTAATCAACACAACACATCCTTGCTGCTACTTGACGAGGTCACTAGGTGTTGTGTTAAGGCATTGAGTTACACAGCCACTTTAGCTGTACTTTAGCTACAGCTTTTAAATGTTTGTACTTTTCTCTAGTGTgtcagcaagctccttctggttcattttcctcaggacgtgcagtgtgatcttcagagccccctctctggcactgctctcctgcttctcatcttcagcatccaccacttccttatcctgcttctgactctcaaagccttctgggagttctggactaagaatcctcttgaacatctttagctcgttcttcacaaatgtcataatattctcttcaagcaactgaaataaatcaagTAAATAAGTTAAGCAAGACAAGAAATGCTTTCTCATTAACACattaatgaatgattgacagaTCAACTTCACTTGAGgtgaacaaaaacaaatgtacataacaggaccacatacactgaatatggaggccaggtctgtttgatgactctgggaagactgaccactgagaatctctgactctgatctctcctgttggttgctgtggacaaaacatgagattacatctcctcatccagggagtgcacacacacacacacacacacacacacagttaattgTTTTAGGACTATGGAAATGGAAAAAAGGATTAGCATATGGATTATGAAAACAGCAAAAATAATGGGtaatgggagaggagaaatgacagTGTTgcttaactcactgaccatgacccatgagttctgctcacctttgttcagtagaaacgTCTCCCTCTCTAAACATTATAGGAGGATCCATAGACTcatcactcttcatggacacacagctgggtacaggggaggctggtctctcctgcttgattggacttcaacacaacagagacaaacattcaatctcatctactctgagttcagatggggaaacataagaagagtttcattccaaatgttggtaaattagcttttattctTCAAAGAAAttctgaaagagattggtgtgttttgtcACTATCTAATCAttgcatggggttgttcaatgacagacatgtatttgtttaaaatatataaatt from Salvelinus sp. IW2-2015 unplaced genomic scaffold, ASM291031v2 Un_scaffold4703, whole genome shotgun sequence encodes the following:
- the LOC111967583 gene encoding NLR family CARD domain-containing protein 3-like, with the translated sequence MSLSGEREEGGPASKMSLSGEREEGGPASKMSLSGEHDTKAKSPIKQERPASPVPSCVSMKSDESMDPPIMFREGDVSTEQSNQQERSESEILSGQSSQSHQTDLASIFSLLEENIMTFVKNELKMFKRILSPELPEGFESQKQDKEVVDAEDEKQESSAREGALKITLHVLRKMNQKELADTLEKNSDDPAAICQRELKSNLKKKFQCVFEGIAKQGNPTLLNKIYTELYITEGGTGEVNNEHELRQIETTTRKQVRPETAIKCNDIFKPLTGQDKLIRTVLTKGVAGIGKTVSVQKFILDWAEGKANQDVQFVFSFPFRELNLMKGEKHTLIELLNHFSMETKESRISNLDKYKVLFIFDGLDECRLPLDFQTNKICCDVTKSTSVDVLLTNLIKGNLLPSALLWITTRPAAANKIPSGCVDQVTEVRGFNDPQKEEYFRKRFSDQDLASRIISHIKTSRSLHIMCHIPVFCWISAIVLEHMLKHKREEIPKTLTEMYTHLVVFHTKWKNEKYIGKEETGPHWTKESILSLGKLAFQQLVNGNLIFYEEDLKEAGIDVNEASVYSGLCTQLFKEECGLYQDKVYCFVHLSIQEFLAAVYVFVSYINNDENLMAKPQSMFSYFFALFRYEPEVPLYKSAVDKALQSETGNLDLFLRFLLGLSLESNQKHLGGLLTETRSSSQSHEEIVKYIKDKIRENPSPERCINLFHCLNELNDHSLVEEIQSYLRSGSVSKAKLSPAQWSALVFVLLTSEKELDVFDLKKYSRSEEGLLRLLPVIKASRAALLSGCGVKEKGCASLVSALRSNPSHLRELDLSNNDLKDSGVKLLSDGLGNPHCKLETLRLSRCLVTEEGCASLVSALKSNPSHLRELDLSNNDLKDSGVKLLSDGLENLDCKLETLRLSGCLVTEEGCASLVSALKSNPSHLRELDLSYNHPGDSGVRLLSAGLEDPHCRLEKLKCL